One Streptomyces mobaraensis NBRC 13819 = DSM 40847 DNA segment encodes these proteins:
- a CDS encoding M23 family metallopeptidase has translation MNDRHPSAAPDPSVPAPDAAFGHHPSPQQSTAYGWTGHDTGQWDTTHQWNNSGHTQVWDFSACDTGGQTGWGQAQDGTWATGSGSGPAGQWQWETPGSTGWGNLPGDGWSDTSGQWHTGHSAQWDTSGQWDTSGYGSPQQTPQQPVDHAMTQTWDTSAWAQPADPWGGTHTAETQTWDASAWAEAAEPAPPHDPTLMAVVPGLGTEPVPPTPAPATDADTRTMHAVFAMPAEGLTPDGLARDDLSASDLAVDGSVPDDRATGDDDRHDAEAPAAGDRPVRNRRKGGAPRSGYRPRRKALLTVAVPSVAVMGVAGVAAATVASSGGHEAQQTQAASAPDASTVKLSAANNTLDTQLAGLSRGADDFATRANRTQERIDLRLRQEEERKRKAEEAARKEAERPKFALPVAQHGLSAYYGQAGVNWMSVHTGIDFPVSYGTPVMAATDGTVRTQYNVAYGNMAIVTSPDGTETWYCHLSSTRVRSGQVKAGDVIAYSGNSGNSTGPHLHFEVRPGGSAVDPLPWLRAHDLDPT, from the coding sequence GTGAACGACCGTCACCCATCGGCGGCCCCGGACCCGTCCGTTCCCGCTCCCGATGCAGCATTCGGACACCACCCGTCCCCCCAGCAGTCCACCGCCTACGGCTGGACCGGACACGACACCGGCCAGTGGGACACCACCCATCAGTGGAACAACTCCGGTCACACCCAGGTCTGGGATTTCAGCGCCTGTGACACCGGAGGGCAGACCGGCTGGGGACAGGCCCAGGACGGCACCTGGGCCACCGGCTCCGGCAGCGGACCCGCCGGTCAGTGGCAGTGGGAGACGCCGGGTTCGACCGGGTGGGGAAACCTTCCTGGTGACGGCTGGAGCGACACCTCGGGCCAGTGGCACACCGGGCACTCCGCCCAGTGGGACACGTCGGGCCAGTGGGACACCAGTGGCTACGGCTCCCCGCAGCAGACCCCACAGCAGCCCGTCGACCACGCCATGACCCAGACCTGGGACACCTCGGCCTGGGCCCAGCCCGCCGATCCCTGGGGCGGCACCCACACCGCGGAGACGCAGACCTGGGACGCCAGTGCCTGGGCGGAGGCCGCGGAACCCGCTCCGCCGCACGACCCGACCCTGATGGCCGTCGTCCCCGGCCTCGGCACGGAACCCGTACCGCCCACCCCCGCACCGGCGACCGACGCCGACACGCGGACCATGCACGCCGTCTTCGCCATGCCCGCGGAGGGCCTCACCCCGGACGGTCTCGCCCGGGACGACCTCTCGGCGAGCGACCTCGCGGTGGACGGATCCGTCCCGGACGACCGGGCCACCGGTGACGACGACCGGCACGACGCCGAGGCGCCCGCCGCGGGCGACCGCCCGGTCCGCAACCGGCGCAAGGGCGGCGCCCCCCGCTCCGGTTACCGCCCCCGCCGCAAGGCCCTCCTCACGGTGGCCGTGCCCTCGGTCGCCGTGATGGGTGTGGCCGGTGTGGCCGCCGCGACCGTCGCGTCCAGCGGTGGGCACGAGGCGCAGCAGACCCAGGCCGCGTCCGCCCCCGACGCGTCCACCGTCAAGCTCTCCGCCGCCAACAACACGCTGGACACCCAGCTCGCCGGGCTGAGCCGGGGGGCGGACGACTTCGCCACGCGCGCCAACCGGACGCAGGAACGCATCGACCTGCGGCTGCGCCAGGAGGAAGAGCGCAAGCGGAAGGCCGAGGAGGCCGCCCGTAAGGAGGCCGAGCGGCCCAAGTTCGCCCTGCCCGTCGCCCAGCACGGACTCAGCGCGTACTACGGGCAGGCGGGCGTCAACTGGATGTCCGTGCACACCGGCATCGACTTCCCCGTCAGTTACGGCACCCCCGTGATGGCGGCCACCGACGGCACGGTCCGCACCCAGTACAACGTCGCCTACGGCAACATGGCCATAGTGACCTCCCCGGACGGGACCGAGACCTGGTACTGCCACCTCAGCAGCACCCGGGTGCGGTCCGGGCAGGTCAAGGCCGGCGACGTGATCGCCTACTCCGGCAACTCGGGCAACTCCACCGGCCCGCACCTGCACTTCGAGGTGCGGCCCGGCGGTTCGGCCGTCGACCCGCTGCCGTGGCTGCGCGCCCACGACCTCGACCCGACCTGA
- a CDS encoding esterase/lipase family protein: MGALPALSLVSGALVSGASPSTGSGTTRPSAALVRSTALELVILACHTLLYPTGVTQERRPPPLATPLAPEGNGIANDRVPVLLLHGFADNRSVFVLLRRSLLRHGWRHVASLNHSLLTRDIRTAAAALSRYVEEFRARTGAARIDVVGHSLGGLVARYHVQRLGGDALVRRVITLGTPHGGTLVAPPMSAHPLVRQMRPGSELLRELTAPAPGCRTRFVAFWSDLDQVMVPVETARLDHPDLVVRNIRVSGVGHLALPVHPTVVAGIRQALASRDESGDDAGRVSVA, translated from the coding sequence ATGGGGGCCTTGCCCGCCTTATCCCTCGTCTCCGGGGCTCTGGTCTCCGGAGCCTCGCCATCCACCGGTTCCGGCACCACCCGGCCGTCGGCCGCGCTGGTCCGGTCCACGGCGCTGGAGCTGGTCATCCTGGCCTGCCACACGCTGCTGTATCCGACGGGCGTCACCCAGGAACGCCGTCCGCCGCCCCTCGCCACGCCCCTGGCACCCGAGGGGAACGGCATCGCGAACGACCGGGTTCCCGTGCTCCTCCTCCATGGATTCGCCGACAACCGTTCGGTGTTCGTCCTGCTGCGCCGTTCGCTGCTCCGCCACGGCTGGCGGCACGTGGCCTCCCTCAACCACTCGCTCCTCACCCGCGACATCCGCACCGCCGCCGCGGCGTTGAGCCGGTACGTCGAGGAGTTCCGGGCCCGCACGGGCGCCGCGCGGATCGATGTCGTCGGGCACAGCCTGGGCGGACTGGTGGCCCGCTACCACGTCCAGCGGCTGGGAGGTGACGCCCTGGTCCGCCGGGTGATCACGCTCGGCACGCCGCACGGCGGCACCCTGGTGGCGCCGCCGATGTCGGCGCACCCTCTGGTACGGCAGATGCGCCCGGGTTCCGAGCTCCTCAGGGAGCTGACCGCGCCGGCCCCCGGCTGCCGGACGCGCTTCGTCGCCTTCTGGAGCGATCTGGACCAGGTGATGGTCCCCGTGGAGACGGCCCGTCTCGACCATCCGGACCTGGTGGTGCGGAACATCCGCGTCAGCGGCGTCGGGCATCTCGCCCTCCCGGTGCACCCGACCGTGGTGGCGGGCATCCGGCAGGCACTGGCGTCGCGGGACGAGAGCGGCGACGACGCCGGGCGGGTCTCCGTGGCGTGA